A portion of the Bacteroides faecium genome contains these proteins:
- a CDS encoding glycoside hydrolase family 2 protein encodes MKTGKKLNLCLLLLIAFTGSVAAQELITNVYGRDIHSLNGKWNAIIDLYDQGQRMKIYENQQPKGNIDFYEYAFEGGLRLNVPGDWNSQSPELKYYEGTVWYARHFDAKRLADKRQFLYFGAVSYRCKVYLNGKEIAEHEGGFTPFQVEVTDLLKDGDNFLAIEVNNRRTKDAIPAMAFDWWNYGGITRDVLLVKTPRTFIEDYFIQLDKNAPDRIIARVRLSDKKAGEKVTVVIPELKINAELTTDAEGKAETVLNAKKLQRWSPEEPKLYGVTVSSNTDRVDEQIGFRNITVKGTDIYLNGKPTFMCCISFHEEIPQRMGRAFSEADAAMLLNEAKALGVNMIRLAHYPQNEYTVRLAEKMGFLLWQEIPIWQGIDFTDNDTRQKAQRMLSEMIKRDQNRCAVGYWGVANETQPSKERNEFLTSLLETGKQLDTTRLYVAAFDLVRFNSEKQRFVMEDDFTSQLDVVAINKYMGWYHPWPVEPKDAIWEVVTDKPLIISEFGGEALYGQSGDKNVVSSWSEEYQARLYRDNIRMFDNIPNLRGVSPWILFDFRSPFRFHPTNQDGWNRKGLISDQGMRKQAWYLMRDYFAKKRNNN; translated from the coding sequence ATGAAAACAGGTAAGAAATTAAATTTATGTCTATTGTTGCTAATCGCTTTTACAGGAAGCGTTGCGGCACAGGAACTGATAACGAATGTATATGGTCGCGACATCCATTCACTGAATGGTAAATGGAATGCCATCATCGACCTGTACGACCAGGGACAACGGATGAAAATCTATGAGAATCAGCAACCGAAAGGAAATATTGATTTCTACGAATACGCATTTGAAGGCGGGCTGCGTCTTAACGTTCCGGGAGATTGGAACTCCCAATCGCCCGAACTGAAATATTACGAAGGCACTGTATGGTATGCCCGTCACTTTGATGCCAAACGCTTGGCAGACAAACGCCAGTTCCTTTATTTCGGTGCTGTCAGCTATCGTTGCAAAGTCTATCTGAACGGAAAAGAGATAGCAGAGCATGAAGGTGGTTTCACCCCTTTCCAAGTGGAAGTGACAGACCTGTTGAAAGACGGCGACAACTTCCTGGCAATAGAAGTGAACAACCGCCGCACCAAAGACGCTATTCCCGCTATGGCCTTCGACTGGTGGAACTATGGCGGCATCACAAGAGATGTGCTGCTGGTGAAAACTCCCCGGACATTTATAGAAGATTATTTCATCCAACTGGATAAAAACGCTCCCGACCGCATCATCGCCCGCGTGCGTCTTTCTGATAAAAAAGCAGGTGAGAAGGTAACAGTTGTTATCCCCGAACTCAAAATCAATGCGGAGCTCACCACCGACGCAGAAGGAAAGGCGGAAACCGTATTGAACGCGAAGAAGCTGCAACGCTGGTCGCCGGAAGAACCGAAACTCTATGGCGTGACCGTATCTTCAAATACCGACCGCGTGGATGAACAAATCGGCTTCCGCAATATCACCGTGAAAGGAACAGATATCTACCTGAACGGGAAGCCGACATTTATGTGCTGTATCTCTTTCCACGAAGAAATCCCGCAACGTATGGGGCGTGCCTTCTCGGAAGCCGATGCAGCCATGTTGCTGAATGAAGCGAAAGCGCTTGGCGTGAACATGATTCGCCTGGCGCATTATCCACAAAATGAATACACAGTACGCCTGGCGGAAAAGATGGGTTTCCTTCTTTGGCAGGAGATTCCCATTTGGCAAGGCATTGACTTTACAGACAATGATACCCGTCAGAAAGCGCAGAGGATGCTTTCTGAAATGATTAAGCGCGACCAGAACCGCTGCGCGGTAGGTTATTGGGGCGTTGCCAATGAAACACAGCCTTCCAAAGAACGGAACGAATTCCTTACTTCCCTGCTCGAAACGGGAAAACAACTGGACACTACCCGTCTGTACGTTGCCGCTTTCGACCTTGTGCGCTTCAATAGCGAGAAGCAGCGTTTTGTAATGGAAGACGACTTCACTTCCCAACTGGACGTCGTAGCTATCAATAAATATATGGGCTGGTATCATCCGTGGCCTGTCGAGCCGAAAGACGCTATATGGGAAGTAGTGACGGACAAACCGTTGATTATCTCGGAATTTGGCGGCGAAGCATTGTATGGTCAGTCCGGTGATAAGAACGTAGTCAGCTCCTGGAGTGAAGAATACCAGGCACGTCTGTATAGAGACAACATCCGTATGTTCGACAATATCCCGAACCTGCGTGGAGTATCGCCCTGGATTCTGTTCGACTTCCGTTCTCCGTTCCGTTTCCACCCCACCAATCAGGATGGCTGGAACCGCAAAGGACTCATATCCGACCAAGGTATGCGTAAGCAAGCGTGGTATCTGATGAGAGATTATTTTGCTAAAAAGAGAAACAATAACTAA
- a CDS encoding DUF4886 domain-containing protein yields the protein MKQYRNVVICMCILLLLAGGAYAQQKTVRILAIGNSFSQDAVEQYLHELAEAEGISTIIGNMFIGGCSLERHVKNARDNAPAYAYRKIGTDGKKREKGKMSLEAVLADEDWDYVSLQQASPFSGMYETYEASLPELIEYVKARLPKKTKLMLHQTWAYASTSKHSGFKNYNCNQLTMYQAIADAVKKAAKANKIKIVIPSGTAIQNARTSFIGDHLNRDGYHLDVKVGRYTAACTWFERIFKCNVVGNPYGPEGVDEARKAVAQKAAHAAVKHPYKVTDLFITN from the coding sequence ATGAAGCAATATAGAAATGTAGTGATTTGTATGTGCATACTGCTCCTTCTTGCCGGAGGAGCGTATGCGCAGCAAAAAACGGTCAGGATACTTGCCATCGGCAACAGCTTCTCGCAGGATGCCGTGGAGCAATATCTGCATGAACTGGCGGAAGCCGAAGGCATTTCAACCATCATCGGCAATATGTTTATCGGCGGCTGTTCTCTGGAGCGTCATGTGAAAAATGCCCGTGACAATGCTCCCGCCTATGCCTACCGGAAAATCGGTACGGATGGAAAGAAACGGGAAAAGGGCAAGATGTCTTTGGAAGCGGTGTTGGCAGATGAAGACTGGGATTACGTCAGCCTGCAACAGGCAAGTCCTTTTTCGGGAATGTATGAGACGTATGAAGCCTCTCTGCCGGAACTTATAGAATATGTAAAAGCACGCCTTCCAAAGAAAACAAAGCTGATGTTGCACCAAACCTGGGCATATGCGTCTACTTCCAAGCATAGTGGATTTAAAAACTACAACTGCAATCAACTGACCATGTATCAGGCAATTGCCGATGCAGTGAAGAAAGCGGCTAAAGCGAATAAGATAAAGATTGTCATCCCTTCGGGCACTGCCATACAGAACGCCCGTACTTCTTTCATCGGCGACCATCTGAACCGGGACGGCTATCATCTGGATGTGAAGGTTGGACGTTATACCGCTGCCTGCACTTGGTTCGAACGTATCTTCAAGTGCAATGTGGTCGGGAATCCTTATGGACCGGAAGGGGTGGATGAGGCGCGGAAAGCTGTTGCCCAGAAAGCTGCCCATGCAGCAGTGAAACATCCGTATAAAGTGACTGACCTGTTTATTACTAACTAA
- a CDS encoding DUF4886 domain-containing protein, producing the protein MTMKTIKWNNNFLLAGLLFLVSLFSVGGVLVSCSESEKIVTQIEEKIVYVDGKWMVVASNEVTVTTGETVTLNVTVGGDENLKPEYTCTSENPNIATVAVDADNKAVTITGVSAGNTSITIECPTDTKPLVATIPVTVEQGAIRILAIGNSFSQDAVEQYLYELGAAVGHDFIIGNMYIGGCDLDKHLANFQSDAGAYEYRKVVNGEKVGKNSYKLSQALADENWDYISLQQASGKSGKYGTYTALADLIAGIQARCPQAKLMWHQTWAYASSSTHESFPDYDSNQMTMYNAIVSAARQAMTNHTALNLLIPSGTAIQNARTSFLGDAFNRDGYHLEVTYGRYTAACTWFEMITGQNVVGNPYAPETIDPQVVKIAQNAAHYAVQKPDEVTDLVDFKQPELSDTELKAPIYIDFGPTSLSATPWNNITSHQESSTSSWIKDAENNYTNIGVRVLGGFTATHAGVGSEPASPVTVDGVEFPLTAWKDGLLVRGEKNQGDVGPGRIEISQLDAARKYNFTILAIRFNGSKDARISSYRLIGKTESEAKEVKTGIKDVASFNAANFEEYIAKFENVEPDSEGKVIVEVKGLDTGSAAEGHINALCISLVK; encoded by the coding sequence ATGACTATGAAAACCATAAAATGGAACAATAACTTCCTGTTGGCAGGATTATTATTTTTAGTGTCACTATTCTCTGTCGGAGGAGTATTGGTATCCTGCTCCGAATCGGAGAAAATAGTGACGCAGATTGAAGAGAAAATCGTCTATGTAGACGGCAAATGGATGGTGGTAGCTTCCAATGAAGTTACCGTTACTACGGGCGAAACGGTTACATTGAATGTAACGGTAGGCGGTGACGAGAATCTGAAACCTGAATATACTTGTACTTCCGAAAACCCCAATATAGCTACCGTAGCGGTAGACGCAGACAATAAGGCTGTCACAATCACAGGTGTATCTGCCGGAAACACGTCCATCACTATCGAATGTCCTACGGATACCAAACCGCTTGTCGCCACGATTCCCGTTACGGTGGAGCAAGGGGCAATCCGGATTCTTGCCATCGGCAACAGCTTCTCTCAAGACGCGGTGGAGCAATACCTGTATGAATTGGGCGCAGCCGTAGGACATGATTTTATTATTGGCAATATGTATATCGGCGGATGCGATTTGGACAAGCATCTGGCTAATTTCCAGTCGGATGCCGGAGCGTATGAATACCGCAAAGTGGTAAATGGCGAGAAAGTGGGGAAAAACAGCTATAAGTTATCTCAGGCATTGGCCGATGAAAACTGGGATTACATCAGCTTGCAACAGGCGAGCGGCAAATCCGGTAAGTACGGTACGTACACAGCGCTTGCGGATTTGATTGCCGGCATACAGGCGCGTTGTCCGCAGGCTAAATTGATGTGGCATCAGACTTGGGCGTACGCTTCCAGTTCCACTCATGAAAGTTTCCCGGATTATGACAGCAACCAGATGACTATGTATAACGCCATTGTGTCCGCTGCCCGACAGGCGATGACGAATCATACGGCACTGAACCTGCTGATTCCTTCGGGCACTGCCATCCAGAATGCCCGTACCTCTTTCTTGGGTGACGCGTTCAATCGCGACGGCTATCATCTGGAAGTTACTTACGGTCGATATACTGCTGCCTGCACTTGGTTTGAGATGATTACAGGACAAAACGTTGTCGGCAACCCGTATGCTCCCGAAACGATTGACCCGCAGGTGGTGAAGATTGCACAAAATGCTGCTCATTACGCTGTACAGAAACCCGACGAAGTGACCGATTTGGTTGACTTCAAGCAACCGGAACTATCTGACACTGAATTGAAAGCCCCCATCTATATTGATTTCGGCCCGACTTCACTCTCTGCCACTCCGTGGAATAATATAACCTCGCATCAGGAAAGTTCAACTTCAAGTTGGATAAAAGATGCGGAAAACAATTATACGAATATTGGCGTCAGAGTCCTTGGCGGATTTACCGCGACTCATGCCGGAGTCGGTTCCGAACCGGCCAGTCCGGTGACGGTGGATGGCGTGGAATTTCCGCTGACTGCATGGAAAGACGGTTTGTTAGTGAGAGGAGAGAAAAATCAGGGTGATGTAGGTCCGGGAAGAATAGAAATCTCTCAACTGGATGCAGCCCGGAAATATAATTTCACTATTTTGGCTATCCGTTTCAATGGAAGCAAAGACGCCCGTATCTCTTCTTACAGATTGATAGGTAAAACGGAGAGTGAAGCTAAAGAAGTGAAAACAGGTATTAAGGATGTTGCCTCGTTTAATGCCGCAAACTTCGAGGAGTACATTGCCAAGTTTGAGAATGTAGAACCGGATTCGGAAGGCAAGGTCATTGTCGAGGTGAAAGGGCTTGATACCGGTAGTGCCGCGGAAGGGCACATCAATGCACTATGCATTAGTCTGGTGAAATAA
- a CDS encoding acetylxylan esterase: protein MIKSVRFLLLLMIFVSMQIVAWGQPQERLVQVQVTPDHTNWLYKPGEKVKFKVAVLKCNIPQDNLEVRYEISEDMMKPNQTGKQPLKNEKLEINAGTMKKEGFLRCRAFVTCQGREYEGVATVGFSPEKLQPTTPLPADFLEFWKSTKEAAEKWALEPIMTLLPERCTDKVNVYHVSFANNDYASRMYGILCVPKASGKYPAILKVPGAGIRAYNGEAERAGKGFIILEIGIHGIPVNMEGDVYHRLYNGALKNYHSFNMDNRDKYYYKRVYTGCVRAIDFIYTLPEFNGNLATFGGSQGGALSIVIAGLDARVKGLVSFYPALCDMAGYAHGRAGGWPHMLKDEKNRTPEKMKTVQYFDVVNFARQVKVPGFYTFGYNDMVCPPTTTYSAYNVINAPKELFVAETTAHYAYAEQWSAAWNWVMNFLKNESKNESKNE from the coding sequence ATGATAAAAAGTGTACGTTTTCTTCTTCTCCTGATGATATTTGTCTCCATGCAGATCGTTGCATGGGGACAGCCACAGGAAAGACTGGTTCAAGTGCAGGTCACTCCCGACCACACCAATTGGCTGTATAAACCGGGAGAAAAAGTGAAATTCAAAGTGGCTGTATTGAAATGCAATATCCCACAGGATAATCTGGAAGTGCGCTATGAGATTTCAGAAGACATGATGAAACCTAATCAGACAGGCAAACAGCCTTTGAAGAACGAAAAGCTTGAAATTAACGCAGGGACTATGAAAAAAGAAGGGTTCCTGCGTTGCCGTGCTTTTGTCACTTGCCAAGGACGTGAGTATGAAGGCGTGGCTACCGTCGGCTTTTCTCCCGAGAAATTGCAACCGACCACCCCGTTGCCTGCCGACTTTCTGGAGTTTTGGAAAAGCACCAAAGAAGCCGCAGAAAAGTGGGCACTGGAACCTATAATGACTTTACTGCCGGAAAGGTGCACGGATAAAGTGAACGTATATCATGTCTCTTTCGCGAACAATGACTATGCGTCCCGTATGTACGGCATCCTTTGTGTCCCGAAGGCTTCCGGGAAATATCCGGCGATTCTGAAAGTGCCGGGCGCAGGCATCCGTGCCTATAACGGAGAAGCCGAACGTGCCGGAAAGGGTTTCATCATATTGGAAATCGGTATTCACGGCATTCCGGTCAATATGGAGGGGGATGTCTATCACCGCCTTTATAACGGAGCTTTGAAGAATTACCACTCGTTCAATATGGACAATCGGGACAAGTACTATTACAAGCGGGTCTATACCGGCTGCGTGAGAGCCATTGATTTCATTTACACACTTCCCGAATTCAATGGTAATCTGGCTACCTTTGGAGGAAGCCAGGGCGGTGCGCTTTCCATTGTAATTGCGGGACTGGACGCTCGTGTCAAAGGATTGGTTTCTTTCTATCCAGCCTTGTGTGATATGGCGGGTTATGCCCACGGTCGTGCAGGCGGTTGGCCGCATATGTTGAAGGATGAGAAGAACCGGACACCGGAAAAGATGAAAACCGTTCAGTATTTTGATGTGGTGAACTTTGCCCGGCAGGTCAAAGTTCCGGGATTCTATACTTTTGGTTATAATGATATGGTTTGTCCGCCTACCACCACTTACTCCGCTTACAACGTGATTAATGCTCCGAAAGAGCTGTTTGTAGCTGAGACGACCGCCCATTATGCCTATGCCGAACAGTGGAGTGCAGCTTGGAACTGGGTAATGAATTTCTTGAAAAATGAATCGAAAAATGAATCGAAAAACGAATAA
- a CDS encoding glycoside hydrolase family 3 N-terminal domain-containing protein, translated as MRKKALVYGICLLGMVCTLSAKDKKGGALYKDAKAPIEKRVDDLLSRMTLEEKVMQLNQYTLGRNNNVNNVGEEVKKVPAEIGSLIYFEANPELRNNMQKKAMEESRLGIPIIFGYDAIHGFRTVYPISLAQACSWNPDLVEQACAVSAQEARMSGVDWTFSPMIDVARDPRWGRVAEGYGEDPYANGVFGAASVRGYQGDNLSAENRVAACLKHYVGYGASEAGRDYVYTEISRQTLWDTYLLPYEMGVKAGAATLMSSFNDISGVPGSANPYIMTEILKNRWGHDGFIVSDWGAIEQLKNQGLAATKKEAARYAFTAGLEMDMMSHAYDRHLQELVEEGKVSMAQVDEAVRRILLLKFRLGLFERPYTPATTEKERFFRPQSMDIAARLAAESMVLLKNENNVLPLTDKKKIAVIGPMAKNGWDLLGSWRGHGKDTDVTMLYDGLATEFAGKAELRYALGCNTQGENREGFAEALEAARWSDVVVLCLGEMMTWSGENASRSSIALPQMQEELAKELKKAGKPVVLVLVNGRPLELNRLEPVSDAILEIWQPGVNGALPMAGILSGRINPSGKLAMTFPYSTGQIPIYYNRRKSGRGHQGFYKDITSDPLYPFGHGLSYTEFKYGTVTPSATKVKRGDKLSVEVTVTNIGARDGAETVHWFISDPYCSITRPVKELKHFEKQLIKAGEMKTFRFDIDLERDFGFVNEDGKRFLEAGEYNIHVQGQTVKIELID; from the coding sequence ATGAGAAAAAAAGCATTAGTTTACGGAATCTGTCTGCTGGGTATGGTATGTACCCTTTCGGCAAAAGATAAAAAAGGGGGTGCATTATATAAAGACGCAAAGGCTCCGATTGAGAAACGCGTAGACGACTTGTTATCCCGCATGACTCTGGAAGAGAAAGTGATGCAGTTGAACCAATATACCTTGGGACGGAACAACAACGTGAATAATGTAGGCGAAGAAGTAAAGAAAGTGCCCGCGGAAATCGGTTCTCTGATTTATTTCGAGGCAAATCCCGAACTGCGTAATAATATGCAGAAGAAAGCGATGGAAGAATCCCGTCTGGGTATTCCTATTATTTTCGGCTATGATGCCATTCATGGATTCCGTACTGTATATCCTATCTCATTGGCGCAGGCTTGTTCCTGGAACCCGGATTTAGTGGAACAGGCATGTGCCGTATCTGCACAGGAAGCCCGTATGTCGGGAGTGGACTGGACGTTCTCACCGATGATTGACGTGGCACGTGACCCCCGCTGGGGACGTGTGGCGGAAGGTTATGGCGAAGACCCTTATGCGAACGGAGTGTTCGGCGCGGCTTCCGTCAGAGGTTATCAAGGTGATAACTTGTCGGCAGAAAACCGTGTGGCAGCTTGTCTGAAACATTATGTAGGCTACGGAGCATCCGAAGCCGGACGTGACTATGTATATACCGAAATCTCCCGGCAAACTCTTTGGGACACTTATCTGCTCCCTTATGAAATGGGCGTGAAGGCAGGTGCGGCAACTCTGATGAGTTCTTTTAATGATATCAGCGGTGTGCCGGGCTCGGCGAATCCTTATATAATGACCGAGATATTAAAGAACCGTTGGGGGCATGACGGTTTTATCGTTTCCGACTGGGGAGCTATCGAACAGTTGAAAAACCAGGGATTGGCAGCAACCAAAAAAGAAGCTGCCCGGTATGCATTTACCGCCGGTCTTGAAATGGATATGATGTCTCATGCTTATGACCGTCATTTGCAGGAGTTGGTAGAAGAAGGCAAGGTATCAATGGCTCAAGTGGACGAAGCTGTCCGTCGTATCTTACTTTTGAAATTCCGTCTCGGCTTGTTCGAGCGTCCTTATACTCCGGCTACAACAGAGAAAGAACGTTTCTTCCGTCCGCAAAGCATGGACATCGCCGCCCGTCTTGCGGCAGAATCCATGGTATTGCTGAAAAACGAAAACAACGTTTTACCGCTGACGGATAAAAAGAAGATTGCAGTAATAGGTCCGATGGCAAAAAATGGCTGGGACTTGTTGGGCTCCTGGCGTGGGCATGGAAAGGATACGGACGTTACCATGCTTTATGACGGACTGGCTACTGAATTTGCAGGAAAAGCCGAACTGCGTTATGCGTTAGGTTGCAATACACAAGGGGAGAACCGCGAAGGATTTGCAGAAGCATTGGAAGCTGCACGCTGGTCTGACGTAGTTGTTCTTTGTCTGGGCGAGATGATGACCTGGAGTGGTGAAAATGCGTCCCGTTCTTCTATTGCACTACCGCAGATGCAGGAAGAACTGGCAAAAGAACTGAAGAAAGCCGGCAAGCCTGTCGTACTAGTATTGGTCAATGGTCGCCCGTTAGAATTGAACCGTCTGGAACCGGTTTCTGATGCCATACTGGAAATCTGGCAACCGGGTGTGAATGGCGCGCTGCCGATGGCGGGGATATTGTCCGGACGTATTAATCCTTCCGGCAAACTTGCCATGACCTTCCCTTATTCGACGGGACAGATTCCTATCTATTATAACCGTCGTAAGAGCGGACGCGGACATCAGGGATTTTATAAAGATATAACAAGTGACCCGTTATATCCTTTCGGTCATGGACTGAGCTACACTGAATTCAAGTATGGCACTGTTACCCCTTCTGCCACTAAAGTGAAGCGTGGCGATAAGCTTTCGGTGGAAGTGACTGTCACCAACATCGGTGCCCGTGACGGAGCGGAAACAGTCCACTGGTTTATCTCCGACCCGTATTGCTCAATCACGCGTCCTGTAAAAGAATTGAAGCACTTTGAGAAACAACTCATCAAAGCCGGAGAAATGAAAACTTTCCGCTTCGACATAGACCTTGAACGTGATTTCGGCTTTGTTAATGAAGACGGTAAACGATTCCTCGAAGCTGGAGAATACAATATTCACGTACAGGGACAGACCGTTAAAATAGAATTGATAGACTAA
- a CDS encoding beta-glucosidase, with protein sequence MKKKIGIISLCMLACSILTCAQTITPQAEQRAKELVSKMTLQEKIEYISGYTSFSLRAIPRLGIPEIKLADGPQGIRNHAPKSTLYPSGILSASTWNRELLYKLGQGLGQDAKARGVNILLGPGVNIYRAPLCGRNFEYFGEDPYLTGETAKQYILGVQSEGVIATIKHFAANNQEWSRHHASSDIDERTLHEIYFPAFRKAVQEANVSAVMNSYNLLNGVHATEHKWLNIDVLRNLWGFKGILMSDWTSVYSAIGAANAGLDLEMPKGRFMNADNLIPAIKTGTVTEETINLKVQHILQTLIAYGMLDKEQKDSNIPLDNPFSRQTALELAREGVVLLKNEANLLPLKGKTAVMGPNADLIPTGGGSGFVTPFSTVSVAQGLKELKKKNLVLLTDDVIYEDIVNEFYTDANREVKGFKAEYFKNKTLSGQPEVVRTESSVDYDWGYGAPLDGFPTDAFSVRWTACYVPQADGQLKLHIGGDDGYRLFVNDKHITGDWGNHSYSSREVELPVEGGKEYRFRIEFFDNISSAIIRFNAYSLNEAKLRQGLAKVDNVVFCTGFNSNTEGEGFDRPFALLRYQELFIKKIASIHPNVVVVLNAGGGVDFTNWYDAAKAILMAWYPGQEGGQAIAEILTGKISPSGKLPISIEKTWEDNPVHGSYYENLKAEIKRVDYSEGVFVGYRGYDRSGKEPFYPFGYGLSYTTFAYSNMSVEKTGEYQVTVSFDIENTGKMDASEVAQVYVHDVQSSVPRPQKELKGYEKVFLKKGEKKRVSVVLNEDAFAFYDMNQHRFVVEKGEFEILAGPASNRLPLKVLIIL encoded by the coding sequence ATGAAAAAGAAAATAGGTATCATAAGCCTGTGCATGCTTGCATGCAGCATCCTGACCTGTGCACAAACGATTACTCCCCAAGCGGAACAACGTGCGAAAGAGCTTGTATCCAAAATGACTTTGCAAGAGAAAATAGAGTACATCTCCGGATATACCAGTTTTTCTCTGCGTGCCATACCTCGTTTGGGAATACCAGAAATCAAATTGGCTGACGGCCCGCAGGGAATCCGCAATCATGCTCCCAAGAGTACCCTTTATCCGTCCGGCATCTTGTCTGCTTCCACCTGGAACCGGGAATTGCTTTATAAGTTAGGTCAAGGCTTGGGACAGGACGCCAAAGCAAGAGGCGTTAATATCCTGCTTGGTCCGGGCGTGAATATCTATCGTGCTCCGTTGTGCGGCCGTAACTTTGAATACTTCGGTGAAGACCCTTACTTGACGGGTGAGACAGCCAAGCAATATATTCTTGGCGTGCAATCGGAAGGAGTCATTGCGACCATCAAGCACTTTGCCGCCAACAACCAGGAGTGGAGCCGCCATCATGCGAGTTCGGACATAGACGAGCGTACTTTGCACGAGATTTATTTTCCGGCTTTCCGCAAGGCTGTACAGGAAGCGAACGTGAGTGCTGTAATGAACAGTTACAATCTCTTGAACGGTGTCCATGCCACTGAACACAAATGGCTGAATATTGATGTCTTGCGCAATCTTTGGGGCTTCAAAGGTATTCTTATGTCGGACTGGACTTCGGTATATTCCGCCATCGGAGCAGCTAACGCCGGACTTGACCTCGAAATGCCGAAAGGGCGTTTCATGAATGCCGACAACCTTATCCCCGCCATCAAAACGGGCACGGTGACCGAAGAAACCATCAACCTGAAAGTACAGCATATCTTGCAGACTTTAATAGCTTATGGAATGTTGGATAAGGAACAGAAAGACAGCAATATTCCATTGGATAATCCATTCTCCCGCCAGACAGCTTTAGAGTTGGCACGCGAAGGTGTGGTATTGTTGAAGAATGAAGCTAACCTGCTCCCGTTGAAAGGAAAAACAGCCGTAATGGGTCCTAATGCAGATTTGATACCTACCGGTGGCGGCAGTGGTTTTGTCACTCCTTTTTCTACCGTCTCAGTGGCTCAAGGCTTGAAGGAATTGAAGAAAAAGAATCTGGTATTATTGACGGATGATGTGATTTATGAAGATATTGTTAATGAGTTTTATACTGACGCCAATCGTGAGGTGAAGGGCTTCAAGGCTGAATACTTTAAGAACAAGACTCTTTCGGGACAGCCGGAAGTTGTACGCACGGAATCTTCTGTTGATTATGACTGGGGCTATGGCGCACCGTTGGACGGTTTTCCGACAGATGCCTTTTCTGTCCGTTGGACAGCCTGTTATGTCCCACAGGCAGACGGTCAGTTGAAACTCCACATCGGTGGTGATGACGGTTACCGCCTGTTTGTGAACGACAAGCATATTACGGGCGACTGGGGTAATCATTCTTATTCCAGCCGTGAAGTTGAACTTCCTGTTGAGGGCGGTAAGGAATACCGTTTCCGGATTGAATTCTTTGATAATATTTCTTCGGCCATCATCCGTTTCAACGCTTATAGCCTTAATGAGGCTAAACTTCGTCAAGGACTGGCAAAAGTGGATAATGTAGTGTTCTGCACAGGCTTCAACAGTAACACGGAAGGCGAAGGATTTGACCGTCCGTTTGCCTTGCTCCGCTATCAGGAATTGTTTATCAAGAAGATTGCTTCCATACATCCCAATGTCGTAGTTGTACTGAATGCCGGTGGCGGTGTGGATTTCACCAACTGGTATGATGCCGCAAAAGCTATTCTTATGGCCTGGTATCCGGGACAGGAAGGCGGTCAGGCGATAGCTGAAATCCTGACCGGCAAGATTTCTCCAAGCGGCAAGTTACCGATTTCTATCGAAAAGACATGGGAAGATAATCCGGTGCACGGCAGTTATTACGAGAATTTGAAAGCTGAGATTAAGCGTGTAGACTATTCCGAAGGTGTCTTTGTCGGTTATCGTGGATATGACCGTTCGGGCAAAGAACCTTTCTATCCGTTTGGCTACGGTTTGTCCTATACTACTTTTGCTTACAGCAATATGTCTGTGGAGAAAACGGGTGAATATCAGGTTACAGTTAGCTTTGATATCGAGAATACAGGTAAGATGGATGCTTCGGAAGTGGCACAAGTGTATGTGCACGATGTACAATCCTCTGTCCCCCGTCCTCAGAAAGAACTAAAAGGATATGAAAAGGTGTTCTTGAAGAAAGGGGAGAAGAAACGGGTTTCTGTTGTGCTGAATGAGGATGCATTCGCTTTTTACGATATGAATCAGCATCGCTTTGTAGTGGAAAAAGGCGAGTTTGAGATTCTTGCCGGCCCGGCTTCCAATCGTTTGCCTCTGAAAGTTTTAATTATACTTTAA